GACGTCATCATCGGCCCGAAACCGGCGGAAGGCGAAAAAGAAACCCTGATCAAAGGAATCTGCGGACAGGTGGACGGTTCGGTGGTCGCGGGCTGGATCGGATACGAGGCCGGTCAGTCGGCCTATGGCGATTATCATGCCTGGCTGCGCCAGCTGCTGATGTGGCCGGTAACGCATATGATGGATATGACTCCAGAGGCGGCGGAGAAAATCGAAAAGTCACTGCTGCGCACCTTAGAAGCGGCGGCCGAAAAGCTGGTTCCCACGGAATCATCGGTGGTGGCGCTGGATTGGATTAATGGTCGTCGCACCCCCTTTGCCAATCAGAATCTTACTGCAGCCATTGCCGGCATCAGTCTGGGCACGGATGCGCCGGCGATGATGCGGGCACTGCTGGAATCCACGGCCTTCGGAGCGCGGGCGATCATTGAAGCCTTTGAAGACGGCGGACTGAAAATCGAAAAAGTGATGGCCATCGGCGGCGTCGCCCGCAAGAGCAAACTGGGGATGCAGATTCTGGCAGATGTAACCCATCGCGACATTTATGTGACGGCGGGAGATCAGTCACCGGCCATTGGTGCTGCGGTATTTGCGGCCACGGCGGCGGGATTGTATCCCGATGTGTTCACGGCACAGAAAGCCTTATCTGCCGGTGTGGAACGCATTCATAAACCCAATCCCGATTATGCGGACATATACGATATCCTTTATACGAAGTTCCGTAAACTCGGAGCCTTTATTGAAGCAGAAACCAAAGGAGAAGAATAACAATGATCACTCTTGAAAAATATGAGTTCTGGTTTGTAACCGGAAGTCAGCATCTGTACGGAGCGGAAACGCTGCGTCAGGTGGCCGATCATGCAAAAAAAATAGTGGAAGACTGGAATACCAGATCAGTCATGCCCGCCAAACTGGTGTGGAAACCGACCGTTACCACGGCCGATGAGGCCAGAACCGTGCTGGAACAGGCCACGTCCGATCCATCCTGCGCCGGTATTATCACCTGGATGCATACGTTTTCGCCTGCGAAAATGTGGATTGCGGGTCTTTCGATATTAAAGAAACCGCTGCTGCAGCTGAACACGCAGTTTAACTGCAATATTCCTTACGACACCATCGATATGGATTTCATGAATCTGAATCAGTCGGCTCATGGTGATCGCGAATTCGGTCACATTACTGCCCGCATGAATATTCCGCGCAAAGTGATAGCCGGACATTGGCAGGATGAAGAAACCTGCGATCGTGTCGCGACATGGATGCGCACCGCCTGCGCGGTTGCCGACGGAAAAAATCTGCGCATTGCCCGTTTCGGCGATAATATGCGCGATGTAGCAGTCACCGATGGAGACAAAGTCGAAGCGATGATTCAGCTCGGCTGGTCGGTTCCCTATTACGGCATCGGCGATCTAGTGGCCTATGCAAACAAGGTCAGCGATGCAGAGATTGATCGCCTCGTAAAAGAGTACGAAGCGCAGTATGAAATTTGCCGGGGTAAGGACAACGCCTTTGCGCTGAAACATATCCGGGAGCAGGCCCGCATCGAAATGGCCATGCGCGCCTTCTTTGCCGACGTCAATGCCAACGCCTTTACGACGAATTTTCAGGATCTGCACGGCATGAAACAACTGCCCGGACTGGCCTGTCAGCGTTTGATGGCGGATGGTTTCGGGTTTGCCGGCGAAGGCGACTGGAAAACATCTGCGATGGTTCGCACGTTTAAAGTAATGACGGCCGGACTGGGCGGCAACGGGCTGGGCAACTCTTTTATGGAGGATTACACCTACCACATGGAAAAAGGCAACGGCATGATTCTGGGCGCACATATGCTGGAAGTCTGCCCGTCCGTCGCCACTGGAAAACCCACGCTGGAAGTGCATCAACTGGGCATCGGCGACCGGGAAGATCCGGCACGTCTGGTATTCACTGGAAAAGAAGGGCCCGCACTGTGTGCAGCCGTGGTGGATTTAGGCACCCGCTTCCGCTGCGTGGTCAGTGAAGTAGACGTGGTCACCCCACCGCAGGCGTTCCCTAATCTTCCGGTAGCGCGCGTGTTATGGAAACCGAAACCCAACTTGCAGGTATCGGCGGAAAGCTGGATTCTGGCAGGCGGCGGACATCACACGGCGTTCTCAAATATTGTTACCTCCGATATGATTCGCGACTGGGCCGAAATGGTCGGCGTCGAGTGCGTGGTCATCGGAAAAGACACACAAGTCCCTGCGTTCCGCAATGAATTACGTTGGAATGCGGCGGCCTGGAGATAAAGATGACCAGTTATGCATCGTTGAAGGAAGAAGCCTGGGCTGCCAATCGGGAAATTCCCGAGCGCGGTCTGGCCCTGTACACATGGGGCAATGTTTCGGCATTTGATCCGGATGAAGCGGTCTTCGCAATCAAGCCTTCGGGCGTCCCCTACCCTCAGCTGAAACCGGAGGATATGGTCGTGGTGGATCTTTACGGGCAAATCGTGGAAGGCCGCTTGACGCCGTCATCAGATACCCCGACACACCGGATGCTGTATCGTGAATTTGCTGTAGCCGACCACGCGTGCATCGGCGGCATCATTCACACCCATTCAACGTATGCCGTGGCCTGGGCTCAGGCGTGCCGGCCCATCCCTCTGCTGGGAACGACCCATGCCGATCACATTCAAAAAGACGTTCCATGTACGCCCTATCTGTCACGGGAAGCTGTGGAGCAGCAATACGAATGGGAAACAGGCCGACTGATTGTGGATGTATTCCGCAGCGGATCAACTGACGAAAAAAAGGACGGGAATCCGTCGTGTTCAGAATCCAGCATTCCATTGAATCCGGAAGAAATCACCATGGTTCTCGTCGGAGGGCACGGGCCCTTTGCCTGGGGACAGAACGCCGCAAAAGCGGTATATAACGGGGCCGTTCTGGAAGAAATGGCGCGTATGGCACTGTTGACTTTGCAGATCAACCCTTCAGCCGGTCCTTTGCCGGAGTATATCGTACATAAGCATTACAGTCGCAAACATGGACCGGATGCTTATTACGGTCAAAAGCAGTGATCATCATCACGTATCGAACAGAAAAATAAAAAGCAGAAGCAACGCAATAAGAACAATTAACACAAAAAGCGTGTACGTACACGTTTTTGTAAACAAGAAAACGAGGAGTCATAATGAAAAAGGTAATTGCAGCGAGTATCGCATTAATCCTGGCAACAACGGTACTAACCGGCTGGTCATGGAAAAAGAAATCAGACGACAAGAAAACCATTGGTATTGCCATGCCGACCAAATCATCCTCCCGCTGGATTGCTGATGGCGGAAACATGCAGGAGCAGTTCGAGGCCATTGGATACAACGTCGATCTGCAATACGCAGAAGACGTGGTGGAAAACCAGATCGCTCAGCTGGAAAATATGATTACCAAAGGCGTGGATATCCTGGTGATCGCGTCCATCGACGGGGAATCCATGACCAAAGTGCTGGAAGCCGCCAATGACTCGAAGATTCCGGTTATTGCCTACGACCGCCTGATTAAAAATTCTCCTTATGTCAGTTATTATGTGACATTTGATAATTTTAAAGTGGGTGTACAGCAGGCGACCACACTGGTCGACGCACTGGATCTGAATAATGCCGACGGCCCGTTCTACATTGAACTGTTTGGCGGATCACCCGACGATAACAATGCGTATTTCTTCTATAATGGCGCGATGTCCGTTCTGGATCCCTTCATTAAGTCCGGAAAACTGATTATTGGATCAGGCCAGACAGGCATGGACAAAGTGTCGACTCTGCGCTGGGACGGGGCAACCGCTCAGGCCCGCATGGACAACCTGCTGTCTGCGTTCTACACAGACAAAAAGATTGATGCCGTGCTTTCTCCTTATGATGGCATCAGCCTGGGCATCATCTCTTCACTCAAAGGTGTTGGTTATGGCCAGAATGGCACACCGATGCCTTTCGTTTCAGGTCAGGATGCCGAACTGCCTTCCATCAAGTCCATTCTTGCCGGCCAACAGTATTCCACTATTTTCAAGGATACCCGTGCGTTAGCAAAACAGGCTGTGGGCATGGCTACCGCGTTGCTCAATGAAGAAGAAGCCGAAGTGAACGACACCACAACCTACGATAACGGCGTAAAAGTTGTTCCTTCTTATCTGCTGGAATCAACGATTGTTACAAAAGACAACGTAAATGAAGCGTTGGTGGAAACCGGCTATTATACTGCTGATCAGCTCTAATTATCTGCCGTAAATGCAGGGCCTGCCCCGTTTGTGCAGGCAGGCTCTGCTTCACTCCTTGAAGGAGAAGAAAAACATGTCGGATATACTTCTTGAAATGAAAAATATCACCAAGGTTTTCCCTGGCGTCAAAGCGCTGGATACGGTCAACCTGAAGGTGAAACATGCGGAAATCCACGCATTGGTCGGCGAAAATGGAGCGGGAAAATCGACGCTCATGAACATCCTGAGCGGGACGTATCCACATGGCTCCTACGATGGTGATATTATTGTCGGAGGAAAAATCTGTGCGTTTAAAGATATTAAGCACAGTGAAAAAGCGGGTATCGTCATTATCCATCAGGAACTGGCGCTCAGTCCCTATCTGTCTATCGCGGAAAACATCTTTATCGGCAATGAAAAGGGTCACTTCCAGGTTATTGACTGGGATAAAACACGGGAAGACGCCATTGCCCTGATGAACAAGCTCGGACTGGATGAACATGCGGATACGCCTGTATACAAACTGGGGGTCGGCAAACAGCAGATCGTAGAAATTGCCAAGGCGCTGGCCAAGGATGTCAAGCTGCTGATTCTCGATGAACCCACGGCGGCACTGAATGAAAAACATAGTGAAGAACTGCTTCAGCTGCTGCTGGAACTGAAAAGCCATGGCATCTCGTCGGTACTGATCTCTCACAAACTGAACGAAGTGGCCAAGGTGGCCGATACCATCACCATTCTCCGCGACGGAAAAACCATCGAAACGCTGGACGTTCGGGATACACAGATTTCTGAAGACCGTATCATCCGAGGAATGGTCGGGCGCGAAATCACAGACCGCTTCCCTGCCCGTGAAAATAAAATCGGCGACGTGGTATTCGAAGTGCGCGACTGGAATGTCTACCATCCCGATGATTCAGAACGCAAAATCATTGATCACATCAATTTAACCGTGCGCGCCGGCGAAGTGGTCGGACTGGTCGGTCTGATGGGTGCGGGACGAACAGAACTGGCCATGAGTCTTTTTGGCAAATATTACGGACAGAAAATCAGCGGCGATACCTATATCGACGGCAAGGAAGTCTATCTGGATTCCATTCCCAAAGCCATTGACCACGGGGTGGCTTATGTCAGTGAAGACCGCAAACAATATGGCCTGATACTGATCGACGACATCCGGCGTAATACGTCTCTGGCAAAATTAAGCAAAATTGCAAAACGCGGAGTGATTGATGAACAGGAAGAAGTGACGGAGGCGGAGTATTATCGAACCGCATTGAATATTAAAACCCCTTCCATTTTGCAGCTGGCAAAGAATTTATCCGGCGGGAATCAGCAGAAGGTGGTGCTGTCCAAATGGATCTTTACCGATCCGAAGATTCTGATTCTCGATGAACCTACACGAGGCATTGACGTCGGAGCAAAATACGAAATTTATACCATCATCAATATGCTCGCCGCCAAAGGGATGGCCTGCATTTTGATCTCGTCGGAAATGCCGGAAGTCATCGGCATGAGCGACCGTTTGTATGTCATGAGTGAAGGCCGCTTTACTGCGGAACTGGATGGTGCCACCGCCACTCAGGAAGAAATAATGCGCAATATAATCCAGCCGTAAGGAAAACGAACCATGTTAAAAGTCTTAAGTGCAATGAAGAACAATTTCAGGCAGTACGGGATGCTGCTTGCCCTCGCTTCCGCGATGATCCTGTTTCAGGTTCTAACCAACGGGGTGCTTCTCCGTCCGATGAATATGACCAATCTGATTCTGCAGAACAGTTATATTCTGATTCTGGCGGTAGGCATGCTGCTGTGTACATTGACGGGTAATATCGACTTGTCGGTGGGTTCCGTGGTGGCCTTTGTGGGTGCCATATCCGCGACATTGATGGTGGATATGCATATGCCGGCGTTCTATGCGATGATTCTGGCACTGGTGGTCGGCGGCTTGATCGGTGCGTCTCAGGGATTCTGGATCGCCTATGTAAAGGTGCCGGCGTTTATTGTAACGCTGGCCGGCATGCTCGTCTTTCGCGGATTGGCACTGGTCGTCCTGCAAGGACAGTCAAAAGGGCCTTTTCCACAGATGTTCCAGTCGCTTTCATCCGGCTTTATCGCTGACCCATTTCATGGAGAAATGCATATCCTGACCATTCTCATCGGCCTTATCGGCTCCATCGCCCTGGTGATCGGTGAATTCAGAAAACGCCGCAAAATGATGAAATACAAGTTCGACGTGCTTCCCCTCTGGGCCATACTGATCAAACTGGTATTTCTGGTTGCGGTGATCAACGCATTCACGCTGGTATTCGCTGCCTACAAAGGGATTCCAAACATTCTTGTCCTGCTGTTTGTCCTGATTGTCGCGTATAACTTTATCACCACGCGAACCATTCCCGGTCGTCATATCTATGCGCTGGGAGGCAATGCTAAAGCAGCCAAACTGTCAGGCATCAAAACCGAGCGCGTGATGTTCTGGATCTATACCAATATGGGCATTATGGCCGCTCTGGCCGGCATGGTTTTTGCCGCACGACTGAACGTAGCCACACCCAAAGCGGGTCAGAATTTCGAGCTGGATGCCATCGCGGCCTGTTATGTGGGCGGCGCCTCCGTAACCGGCGGTATCGGAACGATCATCGGAGCCATCATCGGCGGCCTGTTCATGGGCGTACTGAAT
The sequence above is drawn from the Spartobacteria bacterium genome and encodes:
- a CDS encoding sugar ABC transporter substrate-binding protein, which produces MKKVIAASIALILATTVLTGWSWKKKSDDKKTIGIAMPTKSSSRWIADGGNMQEQFEAIGYNVDLQYAEDVVENQIAQLENMITKGVDILVIASIDGESMTKVLEAANDSKIPVIAYDRLIKNSPYVSYYVTFDNFKVGVQQATTLVDALDLNNADGPFYIELFGGSPDDNNAYFFYNGAMSVLDPFIKSGKLIIGSGQTGMDKVSTLRWDGATAQARMDNLLSAFYTDKKIDAVLSPYDGISLGIISSLKGVGYGQNGTPMPFVSGQDAELPSIKSILAGQQYSTIFKDTRALAKQAVGMATALLNEEEAEVNDTTTYDNGVKVVPSYLLESTIVTKDNVNEALVETGYYTADQL
- the araD gene encoding L-ribulose-5-phosphate 4-epimerase AraD; the encoded protein is MTSYASLKEEAWAANREIPERGLALYTWGNVSAFDPDEAVFAIKPSGVPYPQLKPEDMVVVDLYGQIVEGRLTPSSDTPTHRMLYREFAVADHACIGGIIHTHSTYAVAWAQACRPIPLLGTTHADHIQKDVPCTPYLSREAVEQQYEWETGRLIVDVFRSGSTDEKKDGNPSCSESSIPLNPEEITMVLVGGHGPFAWGQNAAKAVYNGAVLEEMARMALLTLQINPSAGPLPEYIVHKHYSRKHGPDAYYGQKQ
- a CDS encoding sugar ABC transporter permease, with amino-acid sequence MLKVLSAMKNNFRQYGMLLALASAMILFQVLTNGVLLRPMNMTNLILQNSYILILAVGMLLCTLTGNIDLSVGSVVAFVGAISATLMVDMHMPAFYAMILALVVGGLIGASQGFWIAYVKVPAFIVTLAGMLVFRGLALVVLQGQSKGPFPQMFQSLSSGFIADPFHGEMHILTILIGLIGSIALVIGEFRKRRKMMKYKFDVLPLWAILIKLVFLVAVINAFTLVFAAYKGIPNILVLLFVLIVAYNFITTRTIPGRHIYALGGNAKAAKLSGIKTERVMFWIYTNMGIMAALAGMVFAARLNVATPKAGQNFELDAIAACYVGGASVTGGIGTIIGAIIGGLFMGVLNNGMSIMGVGIDWQQTIKGLVLLAAVAFDLYSKSRNR
- a CDS encoding ATP-binding cassette domain-containing protein, producing the protein MSDILLEMKNITKVFPGVKALDTVNLKVKHAEIHALVGENGAGKSTLMNILSGTYPHGSYDGDIIVGGKICAFKDIKHSEKAGIVIIHQELALSPYLSIAENIFIGNEKGHFQVIDWDKTREDAIALMNKLGLDEHADTPVYKLGVGKQQIVEIAKALAKDVKLLILDEPTAALNEKHSEELLQLLLELKSHGISSVLISHKLNEVAKVADTITILRDGKTIETLDVRDTQISEDRIIRGMVGREITDRFPARENKIGDVVFEVRDWNVYHPDDSERKIIDHINLTVRAGEVVGLVGLMGAGRTELAMSLFGKYYGQKISGDTYIDGKEVYLDSIPKAIDHGVAYVSEDRKQYGLILIDDIRRNTSLAKLSKIAKRGVIDEQEEVTEAEYYRTALNIKTPSILQLAKNLSGGNQQKVVLSKWIFTDPKILILDEPTRGIDVGAKYEIYTIINMLAAKGMACILISSEMPEVIGMSDRLYVMSEGRFTAELDGATATQEEIMRNIIQP
- a CDS encoding L-arabinose isomerase, which encodes MITLEKYEFWFVTGSQHLYGAETLRQVADHAKKIVEDWNTRSVMPAKLVWKPTVTTADEARTVLEQATSDPSCAGIITWMHTFSPAKMWIAGLSILKKPLLQLNTQFNCNIPYDTIDMDFMNLNQSAHGDREFGHITARMNIPRKVIAGHWQDEETCDRVATWMRTACAVADGKNLRIARFGDNMRDVAVTDGDKVEAMIQLGWSVPYYGIGDLVAYANKVSDAEIDRLVKEYEAQYEICRGKDNAFALKHIREQARIEMAMRAFFADVNANAFTTNFQDLHGMKQLPGLACQRLMADGFGFAGEGDWKTSAMVRTFKVMTAGLGGNGLGNSFMEDYTYHMEKGNGMILGAHMLEVCPSVATGKPTLEVHQLGIGDREDPARLVFTGKEGPALCAAVVDLGTRFRCVVSEVDVVTPPQAFPNLPVARVLWKPKPNLQVSAESWILAGGGHHTAFSNIVTSDMIRDWAEMVGVECVVIGKDTQVPAFRNELRWNAAAWR